From a single Clupea harengus chromosome 24, Ch_v2.0.2, whole genome shotgun sequence genomic region:
- the fam161a gene encoding protein FAM161B: MQRNHRTNILVTSCLKTPVDPHTKAPVALYERERTLPYATRRQMDNRDYEKEMEYDIDSDVAVEDSPGKGSPLLIKDYRVTGDHIDLREFYFSNEEYYRKLEQLKKAHLHTMAQLEQMYRKKLELKGGPGGDNTQRVSQQIQWGGSSLVPPVCGMKKSHSAHELGRVSGVSDGSDDEEEEDDEDEEENRPEKGLLLSPKERIRTMWQDFSVEKSPQTCRRGRCDSFSSLQSQPGDGRHHQGPAQGKVKGRRGVRKKSSEKKKKKKEEEDGDDDDGGLRPRATIPQPFNMTLREARRKRHGVKTRAEVEHENTELRRQLEELTECQQQFHASPVPAHVHLPLYDELRQRDGERRRAKVEEAHQRGGVALQRPFSFLERERLKREQREEQLRKLAQEEAVAGRSRTTFRAKPVPRAVREVAAANDRLKEDQLYRSIKMQMRARDLLHSASVPPSMLARRLEDRKEREKKERAAADERASHRPKINCEVPDFDSSYRKFQKHLERGKREAKPLTACEPFQLRTANIPSRRERVAAAADTEASKSSPRDSRWPFVSSPSSSPRSRHAPRTSFSSLCSSLSGSQEVLTAKITDTARKRQEAIRKVLEQKQKAEEDEQRWRERQRQRERSLQKVITRRAQANDPHQTLAQTSQSKLQEFRKQDLQRRREYKEEMKEIQERVRGRPLLLEQVARNNAKQVAERRYTEALKACGLSEDFVREKALQSRRSRSESPSVRSLQRDTSRGDMAAPLSDSVSLDGSLQNYQDDYEDYCDQDQEGEEEEENRKGKDGQCESDEGDKSDPERHEGDSLSNDDDRDYNDDDRD, encoded by the exons ATGCAGCGCAATCATCGAACCAACATCCTTGTTACTTCGTGTCTGAAAACGCCGGTAGACCCACACACCAAGGCGCCCGTGGCTCTGTATGAACGGGAAAGGACTCTCCCGTACGCGACGAGGAGACAAATGGACAACCGAGATTATGAGAAAGAG ATGGAGTACGACATTGATTCCGACGTGGCGGTGGAGGACTCCCCTGGAAAGGGCTCCCCGCTCCTGATCAAGGACTACCGGGTGACGGGGGACCACATCGACCTGCGCGAGTTCTACTTCTCCAACGAGGAGTACTACCGCAAGCTGGAGCAGCTGAAGAAAGCCCACCTGCACACCATGGCCCAGCTGGAGCAGATGTACCGCAAGAAGCTGGAGCTCAAGGGAGGACCAGGAGGGGACAACACACAACGCGTGTCTCAACA gATCCAGTGGGGAGGAAGCAGCCTGGTGCCACCCGTGTGCGGGATGAAGAAGTCCCACTCCGCCCACGAGCTGGGGAGGGTCTCAGGGGTGTCTGATGGgtctgatgatgaggaggaggaagatgatgaggatgaggaagagaaccGGCCAGAGAAAGGCCTGCTGCTCTCGCCCAAAGAACGCATCAGGACCATGTGGCAGGACTTCTCGGTGGAAAAGTCTCCTCAAACCTGTAGACGCGGGCGCTGCGACTCCTTCTCCTCGCTCCAGAGCCAGCCGGGCGACGGCCGCCACCACCAGGGCCCAGCGCAGGGCAAGGTCAAAGGTCGCCGTGGGGTGCGCAAGAAATCGtccgagaagaagaagaagaagaaggaggaggaggatggtgatgatgatgacggtgGTTTGCGTCCGCGTGCGACGATTCCCCAGCCCTTCAACATGACGCTACGGGAGGCCAGGCGCAAGCGCCACGGGGTGAAGACGCGGGCCGAGGTGGAGCACGAGAACACCGAGCTCCGGCGACAGCTGGAAGAGCTGACCGAGTGCCAGCAGCAGTTCCACGCCAGCCCCGTGCCAGCGCACGTCCACCTGCCCCTCTACGACGAGCTGCGCCAACGAGACGGGGAGCGTCGGCGGGCCAAGGTCGAGGAAGCCCACCAGCGCGGTGGCGTAGCCCTTCAGCGTCCCTTCAGCTTCCTGGAGCGCGAGCGGCTGAAGAGGGAGCAGCGCGAGGAGCAGCTGCGAAAGCTCGCCCAGGAGGAGGCGGTCGCCGGCCGGAGCAGAACCACCTTCCGGGCCAAACCCGTGCCACGAGCGGTTCGCGAGGTGGCGGCGGCCAACGATCGGCTGAAGGAGGACCAGCTGTACCGGTCCATTAAGATGCAGATGAGGGCCCGTGATTTGCTGCACAGCGCATCGGTGCCACCGAGCATGTTAGCGCGCCGACTGGAggacaggaaggagagggagaagaaggaaagagccGCTGCGGACGAGCGGGCGAGTCACCGGCCCAAGATCAACTGCGAGGTGCCCGACTTCGACTCCAGTTACAGAAAGTTCCAGAAGCACCTGGAGCGGGGGAAACGCGAGGCCAAGCCACTGACCGCCTGCGAGCCCTTCCAGCTGCGCACGGCCAACATCCCCTCGCGGAGGGAgcgcgtggcggcggcggctgaCACCGAGGCGAGCAAGTCGAGCCCTCGGGACTCTCGCTGGCCGTTCGTGAGCTCCCCGAGTTCCTCCCCTCGCTCTCGGCACGCACCCCGCACCTCCTTCTCCAGCCTGTGCTCCTCACTCTCCGGCAGTCAGGAAGTACTCACCGCCAAAATCACAGACACCGCCCGGAAACGGCAAGAGGCCATAAG GAAGGTTCTAGAACAGAAGCAGAAGGCGGAGGAGGACGAGCAGAGGTGGCGGGAGAGGCAGCGGCAGCGGGAGCGGAGTCTGCAGAAGGTGATCACCAGGCGCGCCCAGGCCAACGACCCGCACCAGACCCTGGCACAGACCAGCCAGTCTAAACTCCAGGAGTTCAG GAAGCAGGACCTTCAGCGGAGAAGAGAGTAcaaggaggagatgaaggagatACAGGAGAGGGTCCGGGGCAGACCTCTGCTACTGGAGCAGGTGGCacgg AACAATGCCAAGCAGGTGGCAGAGAGACGCTATACAGAGGCCCTGAAGGCGTGCGGCCTGTCGGAGGACTTTGTGCGAGAGAAGGCGCTCCAGAGCCGACGTTCCCGCAGCGAGTCGCCCTCAGTCCGCTCACTCCAAAGAGACACCAGCCGCGG